The Panulirus ornatus isolate Po-2019 chromosome 32, ASM3632096v1, whole genome shotgun sequence genome includes a window with the following:
- the LOC139759010 gene encoding uncharacterized protein — translation MAALRALARAWLLLLLLALLRQEGEALVMDTCDSRPHQVTLNTQAQAYIGVVVGASRAGEGMYGCGGWRGQGVAAYEALKWALARANLDGGGLGSRILTDSFVPGIKFGLHVYDSCGHGERAVAGLGEVFPVVREGPSACSPLSNDTLLALGVVDLTGVTSTHQHLSRLLQKYHVPVVNVAAATLIPAEERGKAILKFLSKLKWEATAVLVTEEEYSLTVAKVRFFTLSSYHCDIDLFEKCCFWLPILTYLTLPIFTYGQEVLQSWGPISYSCIFIR, via the exons ATGGCGGCCCTACGCGCCTTGGCGAGggcatggctcctcctcctcctgctggcgctGCTACGTCAGGAGGGTGAGGCCCTGGTCATGGACACCTGCGACAGTAGGCCACACCAGGTCACCCTCAACACGCAGGCGCAGGCTTATATTG GCGTGGTGGTGGGCGCGTCGCGGGCCGGGGAGGGCATGTACggctgtggtgggtggcgtgggcaGGGCGTGGCAGCCTACGAAGCCCTCAAGTGGGCTCTGGCCCGGGCCAACCTCGATGGCGGTGGGTTGGGTTCCAGGATCCTGACTGACTCTTTCGTGCCTGGCATCAAATTTG GGCTACACGTGTATGATTCTTGTGGCCATGGCGAGCGAGCTGTGGCTGGCCTGGGGGAGGTGTTCCCTGTCGTCCGTGAGGGCCCCTCGGCCTGCTCCCCACTGAGTAATGACACCCTCCTGGCCCTGGGGGTGGTTGACCTGACAGGcgtcacctccacccaccagcaCCTGTCACGCCTCCTGCAGAAGTACCATGTCCCCGTTGTTAATGTTGCAGCAGCCACCTTGATCCCAGCAGAGGAACGAGGCAAG GCCATACTAAAATTCCTCTCCAAGCTGAAGTGGGAGGCAACAGCGGTACTGGTGACTGAAGAGGAATACTCACTCACTGTGGCAAAGGTGAGATTCTTCACCCTCAGTTCATATCACTGTGACATAGACTTGTTTGAAAAATGTTGCTTCTGGTTGCCTATTCTTACATATCTCACATTGCCTATTTTTACATATGGACAGGAAGTTTTAcaatcatggggccccatctcctatTCTTGCATTTTTATTAGGTAA